A genomic stretch from Antarcticibacterium flavum includes:
- a CDS encoding ZIP family metal transporter codes for MDNIINYFESIDPILAAFLATLFTWGLTALGASLVFFFNNMNRAFFDGMLGFTGGVMVAASFWSLLAPGIEMSPGEGFVKVIPAVVGFATGALFLFGLDKILPHLHVNFKMSEKEGIKTPWHKSTLLTLAITLHNIPEGLAVGVLFGAAAAGFDGATIGGAVALALGIGLQNFPEGLAVSMPLRRQGLSTWRSFNFGQLSAAVEPVAAVLGAWAVLTFEPILPYALSFAAGAMIFVVVEEVIPESQQDRFTDIATMGFIGGFIIMMTLDVGLG; via the coding sequence ATGGATAATATAATTAATTACTTTGAAAGTATTGACCCAATCCTGGCTGCCTTTCTTGCCACTTTATTTACCTGGGGGCTTACGGCCCTGGGTGCTTCCCTGGTGTTCTTTTTTAATAATATGAACCGGGCTTTCTTTGATGGGATGCTGGGTTTTACCGGCGGGGTGATGGTTGCTGCGAGTTTTTGGAGCCTGCTGGCACCCGGGATAGAAATGAGTCCCGGCGAAGGCTTTGTTAAGGTCATTCCTGCCGTGGTAGGTTTTGCAACCGGGGCTTTGTTCCTGTTTGGCCTGGATAAGATCCTGCCTCACCTTCATGTCAATTTTAAAATGAGCGAAAAGGAAGGAATTAAAACACCCTGGCATAAATCTACCCTGCTCACTCTGGCAATAACCCTGCATAATATTCCTGAAGGACTTGCGGTGGGAGTTTTGTTTGGTGCAGCTGCTGCAGGTTTTGACGGGGCTACCATTGGTGGTGCAGTTGCCCTGGCATTAGGTATTGGTCTACAAAATTTCCCGGAGGGCCTGGCAGTTTCCATGCCTTTAAGAAGGCAGGGTCTTTCCACCTGGAGGAGCTTTAACTTTGGGCAACTCTCTGCCGCAGTAGAGCCTGTTGCTGCAGTTCTTGGGGCCTGGGCCGTATTGACTTTTGAACCCATACTTCCGTATGCATTATCTTTTGCAGCAGGGGCTATGATCTTCGTGGTAGTGGAGGAGGTGATCCCAGAATCACAACAAGATCGATTTACAGATATTGCAACGATGGGATTCATTGGCGGTTTCATCATAATGATGACCCTGGACGTTGGTTTGGGCTAA
- a CDS encoding metal-dependent transcriptional regulator → MYTFSEENYLKAIFHLERMYPAGVSTNALAEQMDTKASSVTDMIKKLSDKDLVNYRKYQGVKLSKAGKHTAVTVIRKHRLWEVFLVEKLGFNWDEVHDVAEQLEHIQSEKLIKELDRFLEFPKRDPHGDPIPDAEGNFTVFNKVLLADLDKGEAGICVGVKDSSPAFLQFLDKHRIALGKEIKVLEKEDFDQSMKIKLEKEELRISHQISGNLFIKTA, encoded by the coding sequence ATGTATACTTTTTCTGAAGAAAACTATCTGAAAGCCATTTTTCATCTTGAACGTATGTATCCTGCCGGGGTAAGCACCAATGCCCTGGCTGAACAAATGGATACCAAGGCTTCCTCGGTAACAGATATGATCAAAAAACTATCTGATAAGGATCTTGTTAATTACCGGAAATACCAGGGGGTGAAATTAAGCAAGGCCGGGAAGCACACGGCGGTTACTGTAATAAGAAAACACAGGCTGTGGGAGGTTTTTCTGGTAGAAAAGCTTGGCTTCAACTGGGATGAAGTTCATGATGTGGCAGAGCAGCTGGAGCATATTCAAAGCGAAAAATTAATTAAAGAACTGGATAGGTTCCTGGAATTTCCAAAACGTGATCCTCACGGGGATCCTATACCAGATGCCGAAGGCAATTTCACTGTCTTCAATAAAGTCCTGCTGGCAGATCTTGATAAGGGCGAAGCGGGAATATGTGTGGGAGTTAAAGATTCTTCTCCTGCATTTTTGCAGTTCCTCGATAAACACAGGATTGCCCTGGGAAAGGAAATAAAGGTGCTGGAAAAGGAAGATTTTGACCAGTCCATGAAAATTAAACTTGAAAAAGAGGAATTGAGGATATCCCATCAAATTTCAGGGAATTTATTTATAAAAACTGCTTAG
- a CDS encoding TonB-dependent receptor: MKTLTVIFFSFFLSATAQNSGIKGIVTTAGEPLDLVHILLDGKNGVMTREDGSYSIENIRPGKYILTASSVGYLKEVREVLVQPDSLLIINFELIPSRDELGEILIIDRRAGLNNKTPYNISSIELKGLKNTGSPGGLMGVLREAPGVYGAELGQGIVKPFIRGLGFTRIVTIYQGNKLKNHQWGADHGLGVNDLGIENVDIIKGPASVLYGSGALGGVLLVNDTESYLQSNSITGSAGATLNTVSNGYRFNASAGKKFRNDLFFATDIAYENHADYRDGNNSIIGNSRFNVKTLRLHAGMNRQRFKNKLSFSYNDQQLGIITDEEMLPGESLATHEWAREMQLPFQKVEDLLLSYNQKTFHSNVETILHLSHHRNTREEIETSFDATDLGLKQSHTFYNARIKFPQGTISHSFGVQGSYLTNHNLSNAQDILIPDANLIETGLYYLAGMDLNSWFLQGALRYDYREVTAIASSPNLVENEFILPGNPGDKELTRIFSGTTASLGATKMLNKNHIFKLNISGGFRAPDLAELFSNGPHPGTSRFEKGNDQFEREQSLQADLSYTLQKKN, encoded by the coding sequence ATGAAAACTCTCACGGTCATCTTTTTTTCTTTTTTCCTCTCTGCCACAGCACAAAACAGTGGGATAAAAGGCATAGTGACCACGGCCGGGGAACCCCTGGACCTGGTGCATATCCTCCTTGACGGCAAAAATGGTGTCATGACCCGGGAGGATGGCAGCTATTCTATAGAAAATATCAGGCCCGGAAAGTACATTCTTACTGCCAGCTCTGTGGGATACTTAAAAGAGGTTCGGGAAGTACTGGTACAGCCTGATAGCCTGCTTATAATTAATTTTGAATTGATTCCCAGCCGGGATGAGTTGGGAGAAATCCTTATCATTGATAGGCGTGCGGGATTAAATAATAAAACCCCTTATAATATTTCAAGTATCGAATTAAAGGGTTTAAAGAATACCGGCTCCCCGGGAGGGCTTATGGGAGTGCTTAGAGAAGCACCTGGAGTATACGGGGCAGAACTGGGCCAGGGGATTGTAAAACCATTTATACGCGGCCTGGGATTTACCCGTATAGTGACCATTTATCAGGGAAACAAGCTCAAGAACCATCAATGGGGGGCAGATCACGGCTTAGGGGTCAATGACCTGGGAATAGAAAATGTGGATATTATTAAGGGGCCGGCATCTGTCCTGTATGGTTCAGGGGCGCTGGGCGGGGTACTTCTTGTTAATGACACGGAATCTTACCTTCAAAGCAATTCAATTACCGGTAGTGCCGGCGCTACATTAAATACGGTCTCCAATGGGTACAGGTTCAATGCATCTGCAGGAAAAAAGTTCAGGAACGATCTATTTTTTGCTACAGATATTGCCTATGAAAATCATGCCGATTATAGGGATGGGAACAACAGCATCATTGGAAACAGCAGATTCAATGTTAAGACCCTTAGACTCCACGCGGGAATGAACCGGCAAAGATTCAAAAATAAGCTGTCATTCAGTTACAACGATCAACAACTGGGCATTATCACAGATGAGGAAATGTTGCCCGGGGAATCTCTCGCAACTCATGAGTGGGCCAGGGAAATGCAACTGCCATTTCAAAAAGTGGAAGACCTTCTGTTATCATATAATCAAAAAACATTTCACAGCAATGTTGAAACAATCCTGCATTTATCACATCATCGCAATACAAGGGAGGAGATCGAGACTTCTTTTGATGCAACAGATCTCGGGCTAAAACAGAGTCACACTTTCTACAACGCCCGCATCAAATTTCCGCAAGGCACAATCTCCCATAGCTTTGGAGTACAGGGTAGTTATCTCACCAACCATAACCTTTCAAATGCACAGGATATTCTCATTCCCGATGCCAATCTAATTGAAACCGGGCTTTACTACTTAGCGGGAATGGATCTCAATTCCTGGTTCCTGCAAGGAGCTTTAAGGTATGATTACAGAGAAGTTACTGCTATTGCGAGTTCCCCAAACCTGGTGGAAAATGAATTCATCCTTCCGGGGAATCCGGGAGACAAAGAGTTAACCAGGATCTTTAGTGGAACCACCGCTTCCCTGGGGGCCACAAAAATGCTTAATAAAAATCACATTTTTAAATTAAATATTTCAGGCGGATTCCGGGCGCCAGACCTTGCCGAACTTTTCTCAAACGGCCCACATCCCGGCACCAGTAGATTTGAAAAAGGAAATGATCAATTTGAAAGGGAGCAGAGCCTGCAGGCAGATCTTTCCTATACCCTTCAGAAAAAAAATTGA